In a genomic window of Allomeiothermus silvanus DSM 9946:
- a CDS encoding MutS-related protein → MKAFLLYQDRDLEPPAGWPEGQAALEQDLELPVLWNAMAGGDPFVYEVARKVMFSSLSTDPQTIHYRQAVLQDCLENPQELRQLYALTLEAMEAEKKAHWFFSRSPGAVLSHSLEVLQFHMGLLRKLRHRADEIAGCFKSEGFRRLFSALQEELSEEYFHTVQGHLKTLRFRQGVLMSARLGKGLKGVGYVLRRPNPDRRGWLERILGEKSPSFTFQLPARDESGARALAELQDRGINSVANALAQAADHVQSFFTLLRTELAFYLGCLNLYQELSRLGEPICFPQVSPQMDHTFQQLYDLSLALRTGRKVVGNDLEASGKQLVVITGANRGGKTTFLRSIGQAQLMMQAGMFVGAEAFRANLCQGLFTHFKREEDATMKSGKFDEELSRMSQIVDHLTPRAMILFNESFAATNEREGSEIAQQILRALLEQDIKVFFVTHMYALAGGLYQQNPRGGLFLQAQRLSDGQRSFRILPGPPLPSSFGVDLYRAIFEAAYLEA, encoded by the coding sequence GTGAAAGCCTTTCTGCTTTACCAAGACCGGGATCTCGAGCCTCCGGCGGGGTGGCCAGAGGGCCAGGCCGCGCTCGAGCAGGACCTCGAGCTACCCGTTTTATGGAACGCTATGGCCGGGGGCGACCCCTTCGTGTACGAGGTAGCCCGCAAAGTGATGTTCTCGAGCCTCTCCACCGACCCCCAGACCATCCACTACCGCCAAGCAGTGCTGCAAGACTGCCTGGAAAACCCCCAGGAACTCAGGCAGCTCTACGCCCTCACGCTCGAGGCGATGGAGGCTGAGAAAAAAGCTCACTGGTTTTTTAGCCGGTCACCCGGAGCTGTCCTGAGCCACTCGCTCGAAGTCTTGCAGTTTCACATGGGGCTATTACGCAAGCTGCGCCACCGGGCCGACGAAATAGCGGGCTGCTTCAAGTCCGAGGGGTTCAGGCGCCTGTTCAGCGCACTCCAGGAGGAGCTGAGCGAGGAGTATTTCCACACCGTTCAGGGGCACCTCAAAACTCTGCGCTTCCGCCAGGGCGTGCTGATGAGCGCCAGGCTCGGCAAGGGTCTAAAAGGCGTAGGCTACGTGCTGCGCAGGCCTAACCCCGACCGTCGGGGCTGGCTCGAGCGAATCCTGGGCGAGAAGTCCCCCTCGTTCACCTTCCAACTCCCCGCCCGCGATGAAAGCGGGGCGCGGGCCCTAGCCGAACTGCAAGATCGGGGAATCAACTCCGTCGCCAACGCGCTAGCTCAGGCAGCAGACCACGTCCAGAGCTTTTTCACCCTGCTGCGCACCGAGCTGGCCTTTTACCTGGGATGCCTGAACCTGTACCAAGAGCTCTCCCGGCTGGGTGAGCCGATCTGCTTTCCCCAGGTTTCGCCTCAGATGGACCATACCTTCCAACAGCTTTATGACCTGAGCCTGGCCTTGCGCACGGGAAGGAAGGTCGTGGGCAACGACCTGGAGGCCAGCGGCAAGCAGCTTGTGGTCATCACCGGGGCCAATCGGGGAGGCAAGACCACCTTCTTACGCAGCATCGGGCAGGCCCAGCTCATGATGCAAGCCGGGATGTTCGTGGGGGCAGAGGCCTTTCGGGCCAACCTGTGCCAAGGCCTCTTCACCCATTTCAAGCGCGAGGAGGATGCCACCATGAAAAGCGGGAAGTTCGACGAGGAGCTTAGCCGCATGAGCCAAATCGTCGATCACCTCACCCCCCGCGCGATGATCCTCTTCAACGAATCCTTCGCCGCCACCAACGAGCGCGAAGGCTCGGAGATCGCCCAGCAGATTCTACGGGCCCTGTTGGAGCAGGACATCAAGGTTTTCTTTGTCACCCACATGTATGCCTTGGCGGGCGGGTTGTACCAGCAAAACCCCAGGGGTGGGCTCTTTCTGCAGGCCCAGCGATTAAGCGATGGCCAGCGTTCCTTCAGGATCCTTCCAGGGCCACCGCTACCCAGCAGCTTTGGGGTAGACCTCTACCGGGCAATCTTCGAAGCGGCCTATCTCGAGGCATGA
- a CDS encoding YeiH family protein, which translates to MTRPAALKFFPGLVLVLPPVVLAFALANLPGLKAVGPLGLALLVGLVVRLVYTPLPSARLGLDFSAKSLLRLGVVLLGVRLNLGLLFQAGPLILLLDLGVIALALLLVNAVGKAMGMPRGLRLSLALGTGICGASAIAAGASVVRAKEEHVSLAVAVVSLMGTIGALGLTLVAPWFHSQAALGLLAGATLHEVAQVLAVGAALGPSALDLATLAKLTRVALLAPTLLLLGVIVARREPSGAVQQGNRPPLLPPFLLGFLALGGVASLGLIPPELKSGLQTASQVLTAISMAAIGLGVDLKSLRGHGLSAAWVGLVGFAFLLLAASLVLALRLGHP; encoded by the coding sequence ATGACGCGACCTGCCGCACTCAAGTTCTTTCCCGGTTTGGTGCTGGTCCTCCCCCCGGTGGTCCTGGCCTTCGCCCTGGCCAACCTGCCCGGCCTTAAGGCGGTAGGTCCGCTGGGCTTGGCCTTGCTCGTGGGCCTCGTAGTGCGCTTGGTGTATACTCCTTTGCCCTCAGCGCGGCTTGGTCTTGACTTCTCGGCCAAGAGCCTGCTGCGGCTGGGAGTGGTGTTGCTGGGGGTACGCCTTAATCTGGGACTGCTTTTCCAGGCGGGGCCCTTGATCTTGCTGCTAGACCTCGGGGTGATCGCCTTGGCCTTGCTGCTCGTCAACGCGGTGGGCAAGGCCATGGGCATGCCTCGAGGCCTCCGCCTCTCCTTGGCCTTGGGCACCGGGATCTGTGGGGCTTCGGCTATTGCTGCTGGGGCCTCGGTGGTGCGGGCCAAGGAAGAACACGTTTCGCTAGCTGTCGCGGTGGTAAGCCTCATGGGCACCATCGGGGCGCTCGGCCTAACCTTGGTTGCGCCCTGGTTTCATTCCCAGGCGGCCTTGGGGCTATTGGCGGGAGCTACCCTGCACGAGGTGGCCCAGGTTCTGGCGGTGGGGGCAGCGTTAGGGCCCAGCGCCCTGGATCTGGCTACCCTGGCCAAGCTCACCCGGGTGGCCCTCCTGGCCCCTACGCTCCTTCTGCTGGGGGTGATCGTGGCTCGGCGGGAACCGTCGGGAGCGGTTCAGCAGGGCAACCGCCCCCCCCTTCTGCCCCCCTTCCTCCTGGGGTTCCTTGCCCTGGGAGGGGTGGCCAGCCTGGGGCTGATCCCTCCTGAATTGAAGAGCGGCCTCCAGACTGCGAGCCAGGTGCTCACCGCTATCTCCATGGCGGCCATCGGCCTGGGCGTGGATCTGAAGAGCCTCAGGGGCCACGGTCTCTCGGCGGCCTGGGTGGGCCTGGTGGGGTTTGCCTTCTTGCTCTTGGCGGCCAGCCTGGTGCTGGCCCTGCGGCTGGGCCACCCCTAG
- a CDS encoding LysR family transcriptional regulator has product MRLDPESLLTFTVVAQQGSLSRAARQLHRTQPAISNQMAKLAERVGEPLFTRHPHGVRLTAAGEILLPHALALKRALEGAVEALQALEGLKTGRLRLAASTTIAHYCVPKALARLRRAHPSLGIELRVGNSQEVLGLLEAGEAEIGLVEGHLPQLPAGFEAEVLARDRLFLVTPPGHPLAGRRVGPQELAGLEVVWREEGSGTRQVAEAALRGLELKTALELPGSEAVKQAVRLGLGVAFLSGYVVEAEVQAGLLGVAEVDLPGLERPFTLLRPPEALLSRAARAFVEASKSEGKEV; this is encoded by the coding sequence ATGCGCTTGGATCCCGAGAGTCTGCTCACCTTTACCGTAGTGGCCCAGCAGGGTAGCCTGAGCCGGGCCGCTCGCCAGCTCCACCGCACCCAGCCCGCCATCTCGAACCAGATGGCAAAGCTGGCCGAGCGAGTGGGGGAGCCGCTTTTCACCCGCCATCCCCACGGGGTGCGGCTCACCGCCGCAGGTGAGATCCTGCTGCCCCATGCCCTGGCCCTTAAGCGGGCTCTGGAGGGAGCAGTAGAAGCCTTACAAGCCCTCGAAGGCCTAAAAACCGGGCGGCTGCGCCTAGCCGCCAGCACCACCATCGCCCACTACTGCGTGCCCAAAGCGCTGGCCCGCTTGCGCCGGGCCCACCCCAGCCTAGGGATCGAGCTCAGGGTGGGGAACAGCCAGGAGGTGCTAGGCCTGTTGGAGGCAGGGGAGGCCGAGATCGGCCTGGTAGAGGGACACCTACCCCAGCTTCCAGCCGGTTTTGAAGCCGAGGTGCTGGCTCGAGACCGCCTCTTCTTGGTCACCCCTCCCGGCCACCCTCTGGCCGGACGCCGGGTGGGGCCGCAAGAACTCGCTGGCTTGGAGGTGGTCTGGCGTGAGGAGGGCAGCGGAACCCGCCAGGTGGCCGAGGCAGCCCTACGGGGGCTGGAGCTAAAAACGGCGCTGGAGCTTCCGGGCAGCGAAGCGGTAAAGCAAGCCGTGCGGCTGGGCTTGGGGGTGGCCTTCCTCTCGGGATACGTGGTGGAGGCGGAAGTGCAAGCGGGCCTGCTGGGGGTGGCCGAAGTGGATCTCCCTGGTCTGGAACGGCCGTTCACCCTCCTCCGCCCTCCCGAGGCCCTCCTTTCCCGCGCCGCTCGAGCCTTTGTGGAGGCATCCAAGAGCGAGGGAAAGGAGGTATAA